One part of the Lachnospiraceae bacterium JLR.KK002 genome encodes these proteins:
- a CDS encoding 6-phosphofructokinase encodes MHMKNCIVAQSGGPTAAINASLAGVIQGILEHPDYEHIYGALNGITGILEKRFLDLTDDFREQEHIRRLMVSPAMYLGSCRYKLPEPEDGQDTYEFIFRVFRELEIAAFFYIGGNDSMDTVAKLSAYAAAIKSPVRIIGIPKTIDNDLCVTDHTPGFGSAAKYVASSMLEIFHDISIYNMKSVTIVEIMGRDAGWLTAAAALARNEYCAAPHLIYLPEQPFDTENFLDDVRSLLQEYDNVIVAVSEGIRDKNGTYISASGETADNFGHSRLSGAGKTLEYLVEERLDVKVRSIEFNILQRCSSLAASRTDLDESFRQGVYGVSLAAEGKTGRMVILRRTGDEPYEAVCGDAPVSEIANQVKSVPADFINTQGNDVTDKMISYLKPLIQGEAEIAFEQGLPCYLPIPHLL; translated from the coding sequence ATTCACATGAAAAATTGTATTGTTGCCCAGTCCGGAGGCCCCACAGCCGCTATCAATGCAAGCCTTGCAGGCGTTATTCAGGGTATCCTGGAGCACCCTGATTATGAGCATATCTACGGCGCCCTCAATGGGATTACCGGAATTCTGGAAAAACGTTTTCTGGACCTTACCGACGATTTCAGGGAACAGGAACATATACGCCGCCTGATGGTAAGCCCGGCCATGTACCTGGGCTCCTGCCGCTACAAACTCCCGGAACCGGAGGATGGCCAGGACACTTATGAATTTATTTTCAGGGTATTCCGGGAACTTGAAATCGCAGCCTTTTTCTATATCGGCGGTAACGATTCCATGGACACCGTGGCCAAACTGTCCGCTTACGCCGCTGCCATAAAGAGCCCTGTCCGTATTATCGGTATTCCCAAAACTATTGACAATGATTTATGCGTGACAGATCATACCCCTGGTTTTGGCTCGGCCGCCAAATACGTGGCTTCTTCCATGCTGGAAATTTTCCACGATATTTCCATTTATAATATGAAAAGCGTTACCATTGTGGAGATTATGGGACGTGACGCCGGATGGCTGACTGCCGCCGCAGCTCTTGCCCGAAATGAATACTGCGCCGCCCCTCACCTGATTTATCTGCCGGAGCAGCCCTTTGATACGGAAAACTTTCTGGATGATGTGAGAAGCCTTCTTCAGGAATACGACAATGTGATTGTGGCTGTCTCAGAGGGAATCCGTGACAAAAATGGGACATATATCAGTGCCTCCGGAGAAACTGCCGATAACTTTGGCCACAGCCGCCTGAGCGGAGCCGGCAAAACACTGGAATATCTGGTGGAGGAGCGCCTGGACGTAAAAGTACGCTCCATTGAATTCAATATCCTTCAGCGCTGCAGTTCTCTGGCCGCTTCCCGGACAGATTTGGACGAATCGTTCCGGCAGGGCGTTTACGGCGTTTCTCTGGCTGCTGAAGGAAAAACCGGCCGGATGGTAATCCTCCGGCGCACCGGCGACGAGCCCTATGAGGCTGTCTGCGGCGATGCTCCGGTATCTGAGATTGCCAACCAGGTAAAATCAGTTCCTGCAGACTTTATCAATACGCAGGGAAATGATGTAACAGACAAGATGATTTCCTATTTGAAGCCCCTGATTCAGGGAGAGGCGGAAATTGCTTTTGAGCAGGGACTTCCCTGCTACCTTCCGATTCCGCACCTGCTGTGA
- a CDS encoding ZIP family metal transporter — protein sequence MIHILMQVLYGTGFTFLMTSLGASLVFFFRGTIGEKLNRAFLGFASGVMIAASVWSLLIPSMEQSSELGMPVWLPPAAGFALGGCFLYLVDKTLPWFHGDSRECSSLLSKDCRAACCLAEEGGYEKGQKKKDGTKLLVLAVTMHNIPEGMAVGLAFVLAGQHPQDPVYLASAMGLAMGIGIQNFPEGAAISLPVRQSGAGAFKAFFTGCLSGLVEPLAGILVFLTAAAVVPLMPWLLAFAAGAMIYVVADEMIPQAQPDESSNVGTIGVMAGFLIMMVMDVALG from the coding sequence ATGATTCATATATTAATGCAGGTACTTTACGGTACCGGATTCACATTTCTGATGACTTCGCTGGGAGCGTCCCTGGTGTTTTTCTTTCGCGGGACCATTGGTGAAAAGCTGAACCGCGCTTTCCTGGGATTTGCCTCCGGCGTTATGATAGCAGCCTCTGTATGGTCTCTGCTGATTCCGTCCATGGAACAGAGCAGTGAACTGGGAATGCCTGTCTGGCTGCCTCCGGCAGCAGGGTTTGCCCTGGGAGGCTGCTTTCTGTATCTGGTGGATAAGACATTGCCCTGGTTCCATGGAGACAGCAGGGAATGCAGTTCCCTTCTCTCCAAAGACTGTCGTGCAGCCTGCTGCCTGGCAGAAGAAGGAGGGTATGAGAAAGGGCAGAAGAAGAAAGACGGGACGAAACTGCTGGTACTGGCAGTCACAATGCATAACATTCCGGAGGGCATGGCGGTGGGCCTGGCCTTTGTCCTGGCGGGACAGCATCCCCAGGATCCGGTGTATCTGGCTTCTGCCATGGGTCTTGCCATGGGAATCGGAATTCAGAACTTTCCGGAAGGAGCCGCTATTTCCCTGCCGGTCCGGCAGTCCGGTGCGGGAGCTTTTAAAGCATTTTTCACGGGCTGCCTGTCCGGGCTTGTGGAGCCTCTGGCGGGAATTCTTGTATTTCTCACAGCGGCGGCGGTGGTTCCGCTGATGCCCTGGCTTCTTGCTTTTGCAGCAGGCGCCATGATTTATGTGGTGGCGGATGAAATGATACCTCAGGCGCAGCCTGACGAGTCATCCAATGTGGGAACCATCGGTGTTATGGCTGGTTTTCTGATTATGATGGTGATGGATGTGGCGCTGGGATAG
- a CDS encoding alpha/beta hydrolase yields MREVSVRGKVIRDMIAHVANDNLIGRKLKTGELRKKLVEPKWHCPDCFYLEEIGLPNFQMEYLISKESPRQDYVILQLHGGGYIGAMRNAYRSFAGLYCEVSRGMSVLTIDYRVAPEDPYPAALQDAVEAWDWLKQAGWHSRQIFVAGDSAGGGLALALCMYLKDHNRRLPGGLVLMSPWADLTASGPSYEDNYERDPLFGKTRDSLIYNRDYVGWHDPRDPYISPMFGEYWGFPPMLIQAGSMEMLLSDSVVVAYKAKQQGAKVRLSIYEGMFHVFQMGMMMMPESVEAWREIGRYFEVVAGTGESRRKM; encoded by the coding sequence ATGAGAGAGGTCAGTGTCAGAGGAAAAGTTATTCGTGATATGATTGCCCATGTGGCCAATGACAATCTGATTGGAAGAAAATTAAAGACGGGGGAATTGCGCAAAAAGCTGGTGGAGCCCAAATGGCATTGTCCGGACTGTTTTTATCTGGAAGAAATCGGGCTGCCGAACTTTCAGATGGAATATCTGATCAGTAAGGAATCACCAAGACAGGATTATGTGATATTGCAGCTTCACGGAGGCGGATATATCGGAGCCATGCGTAACGCCTACCGTTCTTTTGCGGGACTGTACTGTGAAGTCAGCAGAGGTATGAGCGTACTCACCATTGATTATCGGGTGGCGCCGGAGGACCCCTATCCGGCAGCACTGCAGGATGCAGTGGAGGCCTGGGACTGGCTGAAACAGGCAGGATGGCACAGCAGGCAGATTTTTGTGGCCGGAGATTCGGCGGGAGGAGGTCTGGCCCTGGCCCTCTGCATGTACCTGAAAGACCACAACAGACGGCTGCCGGGAGGCCTGGTTCTCATGTCTCCCTGGGCAGATCTGACCGCCAGCGGCCCGTCTTATGAGGATAATTATGAACGTGACCCCCTGTTTGGAAAGACCAGGGACAGCCTGATTTATAACCGGGATTATGTGGGATGGCACGACCCCAGAGATCCTTATATCTCTCCCATGTTCGGAGAATACTGGGGGTTTCCGCCCATGCTGATTCAGGCAGGCTCCATGGAAATGCTGCTCAGTGATTCTGTTGTGGTGGCTTATAAAGCGAAACAGCAGGGAGCAAAAGTCCGCCTGAGCATATACGAAGGCATGTTTCATGTGTTCCAGATGGGCATGATGATGATGCCGGAATCTGTAGAGGCCTGGCGGGAAATCGGCAGATATTTTGAAGTGGTGGCGGGAACAGGAGAATCGCGCCGGAAAATGTAA
- a CDS encoding DUF6320 domain-containing protein encodes MRECKKCRVEILDDTRVCPLCSSVLEISGEPGTCTGYPDVKSTVRKLNFIVRLYSFLAIIAEVTLIIVNYLNFHGVWWSAVSGICILYFYITLKYSLQKNKGYQTVIVVQVIGAVLLVIAADYIVGYRGWSVNYALPGAVLLLDVTIASLMIVNASNWQSYLLMQIFTALISIVCTVLWWLGIITRPMFSLTALAVSLCMLLGTLIFGDRRAKAELKRRFHV; translated from the coding sequence ATGAGAGAATGTAAAAAATGCAGGGTGGAAATTCTGGATGATACCAGAGTCTGCCCCCTGTGCAGCAGTGTGCTGGAAATATCCGGGGAGCCGGGAACCTGTACCGGTTATCCGGATGTAAAATCCACAGTGCGGAAACTGAATTTTATTGTGCGGCTGTACAGTTTTCTGGCTATTATTGCGGAAGTGACGCTGATTATTGTTAATTATCTGAATTTTCACGGCGTCTGGTGGTCGGCAGTCAGCGGCATCTGTATTTTGTATTTTTATATTACCCTGAAATATTCTCTGCAGAAAAATAAAGGGTATCAGACCGTTATTGTGGTTCAGGTGATCGGCGCCGTACTTCTTGTAATTGCGGCGGACTATATTGTAGGCTACCGGGGATGGTCGGTCAATTACGCATTGCCGGGGGCCGTGCTTCTTCTGGATGTTACCATTGCCAGCCTGATGATTGTAAATGCTTCCAACTGGCAGAGTTATCTGCTGATGCAGATTTTTACAGCGCTGATTTCCATTGTCTGTACTGTGCTGTGGTGGCTGGGAATCATCACAAGGCCCATGTTTTCCCTGACAGCTCTGGCGGTATCCCTGTGTATGCTGCTGGGTACGCTGATTTTCGGAGATCGTCGGGCAAAGGCGGAATTAAAAAGAAGGTTTCATGTGTAA
- a CDS encoding ATP-binding protein: MENGMFDDNIRMGSILYDAKIGLWYIEIDEGKPGRMYADRAMMELLGLEEIPTPEECYRHWYERIEKSSLGLVEEAVGTMASGQHGEISYPWYHPVRGKMYVRCGGILDRGYTRGQRFRGYHQDISEMISLQKETEKLRSFNETMLLSLKDLYISVMILELDRNEIYPVHVVNEGESAITEKSVSGNNFQDKVQFYHPEEQMQLREEITLDYLKFQMESGKDKFIREYRRNINGEYHWVSITCYFMPRFSSNRKVLIAVQDIDEQKRQEKAYQEYLKNRYEGNMEILRMSLKNTNILEYFYYPKENKVVLPGKTARYYGCAEEFSDVKHDFAEALVDEEYHDLFCRVHEYIRDGGKTDYFYYSSCQGKFWCKCSISSVNFDEEGNTVFAVGIIEDLTQQRKMERENERYQSIYKFTVDTEYDGIGIIDVKNGHTDVKVAEHINPKEPIKQGVFSEIKSRFIDIFMCTEDRKRYHEATITLETILEELDRTEEGVRYYFQGREEKGKNHKECTIRYFDEEHTKLFACVRDIEQQVLMEEESKRALQQAFETAEQANRAKSEFLSRMSHDIRTPMNAIVGMTAIAEANMEDPERLRDCLNKITIASNHLTSLVNEVLDMSRIESGKMNLVIEDFDLKELIDEAAAIFQTKVEEKQQHFELAMNIEHRKVMGDYLSLQKVFHNILGNAVKYTQKEGHVAFRIEELPSLHQNYGYYRFTIEDDGYGMSKEFQKNLFEPFERSGDPRVESLEGTGLGMTIAWNLVQLMQGDIQVESELNKGSKFIITLFLPLQDEAQDSTDDVPESGKEETVSFPGKRVLLVEDNELNIEIAMEILRMFELEVILAYNGKEAVDLYREQEAGYFDIVFMDIQMPVMDGYTAAKEIRSSGRKDSEKIPIVAMTANAFSEDVQKAIHTGMNDHVAKPIDIRLFVKVLTKWLA, translated from the coding sequence ATGGAAAATGGAATGTTTGATGATAATATAAGAATGGGCTCAATCCTTTACGATGCCAAAATCGGACTGTGGTATATTGAAATAGATGAGGGAAAACCGGGACGCATGTATGCGGACCGGGCCATGATGGAGCTGCTGGGGCTGGAGGAAATTCCAACTCCGGAGGAGTGTTACCGGCACTGGTATGAGCGGATTGAGAAATCTTCCCTGGGACTTGTGGAGGAGGCGGTGGGAACCATGGCCTCCGGACAGCATGGGGAAATCAGCTATCCCTGGTATCATCCCGTAAGAGGAAAGATGTATGTGCGCTGCGGCGGAATTCTTGACCGGGGGTATACCAGAGGCCAGCGGTTCCGGGGGTACCATCAGGATATTTCAGAAATGATTTCATTGCAGAAAGAAACGGAAAAGCTGCGCAGCTTTAATGAAACCATGCTTCTATCCCTGAAGGATCTGTATATTTCTGTTATGATACTGGAGCTGGACAGAAATGAAATCTACCCTGTCCATGTGGTGAATGAAGGGGAATCTGCTATTACGGAAAAATCTGTGTCCGGAAACAATTTTCAGGATAAGGTGCAGTTCTACCATCCGGAAGAGCAGATGCAGCTCAGGGAAGAAATCACCCTGGACTACCTGAAATTTCAGATGGAGAGCGGAAAAGACAAATTTATCCGGGAGTATCGGAGGAATATTAACGGAGAATACCATTGGGTGAGTATTACCTGCTATTTTATGCCAAGATTTTCCAGTAACCGAAAGGTTCTGATTGCGGTACAGGATATTGACGAACAGAAAAGGCAGGAAAAGGCATATCAGGAATATCTGAAAAACCGTTACGAAGGCAATATGGAAATTCTGAGGATGTCACTGAAAAATACAAATATTCTGGAATATTTTTATTATCCCAAAGAAAATAAAGTTGTTCTGCCGGGAAAAACAGCCCGCTACTACGGGTGTGCGGAAGAATTTTCAGATGTAAAGCATGATTTTGCAGAGGCGCTGGTGGATGAGGAGTATCATGATTTGTTCTGCCGGGTGCATGAATATATCAGAGACGGCGGGAAAACCGATTATTTTTATTACAGTTCCTGTCAGGGAAAGTTCTGGTGTAAATGCAGTATTTCCAGCGTGAATTTTGACGAAGAAGGGAATACTGTCTTTGCAGTGGGAATTATTGAAGACCTGACGCAGCAGCGGAAAATGGAGAGGGAAAATGAGCGGTATCAGTCCATTTATAAATTTACCGTGGACACGGAATATGACGGAATCGGTATTATTGATGTGAAAAACGGCCATACGGATGTGAAGGTGGCGGAACACATCAATCCCAAAGAGCCCATTAAACAGGGGGTATTTTCGGAAATTAAATCACGGTTTATCGACATTTTCATGTGTACAGAAGACAGGAAACGCTATCATGAAGCCACCATTACCCTGGAGACCATTCTGGAGGAGCTGGACCGGACGGAAGAAGGGGTGCGTTACTATTTCCAGGGCCGGGAAGAAAAAGGAAAAAATCACAAAGAATGTACTATACGTTACTTTGATGAGGAACATACGAAGCTGTTTGCCTGTGTCCGGGACATTGAGCAGCAGGTTCTGATGGAAGAGGAGAGTAAACGGGCACTGCAGCAGGCATTTGAGACAGCGGAACAGGCCAACCGGGCAAAGAGTGAGTTTCTGAGCAGGATGAGCCATGATATACGTACTCCCATGAACGCCATCGTGGGAATGACAGCCATTGCGGAAGCCAATATGGAAGACCCGGAAAGACTTCGGGACTGCCTGAATAAAATTACCATTGCCAGCAACCATCTCACCAGTCTGGTCAATGAGGTGCTGGACATGAGCCGGATTGAGAGCGGCAAGATGAATCTGGTAATTGAAGATTTCGATTTGAAAGAGCTGATTGACGAGGCGGCTGCCATTTTCCAGACAAAGGTGGAAGAAAAGCAGCAGCATTTTGAACTGGCCATGAACATTGAGCACCGGAAAGTAATGGGAGATTATCTGAGTCTGCAGAAGGTGTTCCACAATATTCTGGGCAATGCGGTGAAATATACTCAGAAAGAAGGCCATGTGGCTTTTCGGATAGAGGAACTTCCCTCCCTGCACCAGAATTACGGATATTACCGTTTTACCATCGAAGACGACGGATACGGCATGTCCAAAGAGTTTCAGAAAAATCTGTTTGAACCTTTTGAGCGTTCCGGAGATCCCCGTGTGGAGAGCCTGGAGGGCACGGGACTGGGCATGACCATTGCCTGGAATCTGGTGCAGCTGATGCAGGGAGATATTCAGGTGGAAAGCGAACTGAACAAAGGCTCAAAATTTATTATTACCCTGTTTCTTCCGCTGCAGGATGAGGCACAGGACAGTACGGATGATGTTCCGGAATCCGGAAAAGAAGAAACGGTTTCTTTCCCCGGAAAGCGTGTGCTGCTGGTGGAAGATAATGAGCTGAATATTGAAATTGCCATGGAAATTCTCCGGATGTTTGAACTGGAAGTAATTCTTGCATACAACGGGAAAGAAGCGGTAGATTTGTACCGGGAGCAGGAAGCGGGATATTTTGACATTGTATTTATGGATATTCAGATGCCGGTGATGGACGGATATACTGCGGCGAAGGAAATCCGCAGCAGCGGCCGGAAGGATTCGGAAAAGATTCCCATTGTGGCCATGACTGCCAATGCCTTTTCCGAGGATGTGCAGAAAGCCATACATACAGGGATGAATGACCATGTGGCCAAACCCATTGATATCCGGCTTTTTGTGAAAGTACTGACAAAATGGCTGGCGTAA
- a CDS encoding TIM-barrel domain-containing protein — translation MSRIRRFSMGNPINTEAVVRSLPEEKGKIPYFKHMEVSVTDTQEAAEQKSYLMYPLEGETRIYGLGENIRGINKRGWIYESNCTDDPHHTEGKRSLYGAHNFFVVDGVETFGVFLDYPGKLTLDMGYEKMDEMRIMPEEWNLDLYILEGDSIPEIVKGFRQLIGRSYIPPRWAFGFGQSRWGYQSAEDIREVVQGYREHGIPLDSVYLDIDYMEEFKDFTVNQERFPDFPEFVEEMKQRHIHLVPIIDAGVKIEEGYEVYEEGLEQGYFCKDETGKAFTGAVWPGKVHFPDVLNREARRWFGGKYRFLLEQGIEGFWNDMNEPAIFYSEKNLDYVMDKIKSTESRNPDMWEIFALKDLVNGLANNPEDYRSFYHNLNGSKIRHDKVHNLYGYGMTRAAGEAFEELEPEKRILIFSRSSYIGMHRYGGIWMGDNQSWWSHLLLNLKMLPSLNMCGFLYTGADLGGFGADVTEDLLLRWLALGIFTPLMRNHSALGTRTQECYRFTRTETFRNLIGIRYGLMPYLYSEYMKAALEDEMLFQPLAFAYPEDEHAKDVEDQLLLGESIMIAPVYTQNAGGRYVYLPEPMKLVRLKSMEQMETEVLEQGHYYIEIPLDEVVFFIRPEKIVPYTKAGQYMEVPEGQELKLLHFVTERAVYELYQDDGYGKDYENPLHRKKLVVETSAR, via the coding sequence ATGAGCAGAATACGCAGATTTTCCATGGGAAATCCCATTAATACGGAAGCAGTGGTACGGAGTCTGCCAGAAGAGAAAGGAAAAATCCCCTATTTTAAGCATATGGAGGTTTCCGTAACAGATACACAGGAAGCCGCAGAGCAGAAGAGTTACCTGATGTATCCGCTGGAGGGGGAAACGCGGATTTACGGGCTGGGAGAGAATATCAGGGGGATTAATAAACGGGGCTGGATTTACGAGAGCAACTGTACGGACGATCCCCATCATACCGAAGGAAAACGCTCCCTGTACGGAGCCCACAATTTCTTTGTGGTGGATGGAGTGGAGACTTTCGGTGTATTTCTGGATTATCCGGGGAAGCTGACGCTGGACATGGGATATGAAAAGATGGATGAGATGCGTATCATGCCGGAAGAATGGAATCTGGATTTGTATATTCTGGAAGGGGACAGCATACCGGAAATTGTAAAAGGGTTCCGGCAGTTAATCGGGCGAAGCTATATTCCGCCCAGGTGGGCCTTTGGATTCGGGCAGAGCCGCTGGGGATATCAGAGTGCGGAAGATATCCGGGAAGTGGTACAGGGGTATCGGGAGCATGGAATTCCTCTGGACAGCGTATATCTGGATATTGATTATATGGAAGAATTTAAGGATTTTACGGTAAATCAGGAGCGGTTTCCGGATTTTCCGGAATTTGTGGAGGAAATGAAACAGCGGCATATCCATCTGGTGCCCATCATTGATGCAGGCGTGAAGATTGAAGAAGGGTACGAGGTATATGAGGAAGGCCTGGAACAGGGATATTTCTGTAAAGATGAGACGGGAAAAGCATTTACCGGGGCAGTATGGCCGGGCAAAGTACATTTTCCCGATGTGCTGAACCGGGAGGCCCGGCGCTGGTTTGGCGGGAAATACCGGTTCCTGCTGGAACAGGGCATAGAAGGGTTCTGGAACGATATGAATGAGCCGGCCATTTTCTATTCGGAGAAGAATCTGGATTATGTGATGGATAAAATCAAATCAACTGAGAGCCGGAATCCGGACATGTGGGAGATTTTTGCATTGAAAGACCTGGTCAACGGGCTGGCTAATAATCCGGAGGATTACAGGAGTTTTTACCATAATCTGAATGGAAGCAAAATCCGCCACGATAAGGTACACAATCTGTACGGATACGGTATGACAAGAGCAGCAGGGGAAGCCTTTGAAGAACTGGAGCCAGAGAAGCGGATTCTGATATTTTCCCGTTCTTCTTATATCGGAATGCACCGTTACGGAGGAATCTGGATGGGGGACAATCAGTCCTGGTGGTCCCATCTGCTGCTGAATCTGAAAATGCTGCCTTCTCTGAATATGTGCGGGTTCCTGTATACGGGGGCAGATTTGGGAGGATTCGGCGCAGATGTTACGGAAGATTTGCTGCTGCGCTGGCTGGCGCTGGGGATTTTCACCCCTCTGATGCGCAATCATTCAGCCCTGGGCACCAGAACTCAGGAATGCTACCGGTTTACCCGGACAGAAACCTTCCGCAATCTTATCGGAATCCGCTATGGCCTGATGCCTTATCTCTACAGCGAATATATGAAAGCGGCGCTGGAAGATGAAATGCTGTTTCAGCCTCTGGCTTTTGCATATCCGGAAGATGAACATGCAAAAGATGTGGAGGATCAGCTTCTGCTGGGAGAGAGCATTATGATTGCGCCGGTTTATACTCAGAATGCCGGCGGCAGATATGTATACCTGCCGGAGCCCATGAAGCTGGTACGGTTAAAGAGCATGGAGCAGATGGAGACAGAGGTGCTGGAACAGGGTCATTATTATATTGAGATTCCGCTGGATGAAGTCGTATTTTTTATCCGTCCGGAAAAAATCGTTCCTTATACAAAGGCCGGCCAGTACATGGAAGTTCCGGAGGGACAGGAGCTGAAACTTCTGCATTTCGTCACAGAAAGAGCCGTATATGAGCTGTATCAGGATGACGGTTACGGAAAGGACTATGAGAATCCTCTCCACAGAAAGAAACTGGTTGTGGAAACATCTGCAAGATAA
- a CDS encoding HD domain-containing protein, with protein sequence MNQTEGKRMIAEIIRELSREGRIRKSRSFTQHGNTSVYEHSVRVAYYSLKAAEFLHLNGHRKELVRGALLHDYFLYDWHEKDRSHSLHGFRHPFTALRNASADYRLTRREQNIILRHMFPLVPIPPACPEGWIVCMVDKGCSLYETVRRR encoded by the coding sequence ATGAATCAGACAGAGGGAAAGAGGATGATAGCGGAAATCATCCGTGAATTGAGCAGGGAAGGACGCATCAGGAAATCCCGGAGTTTTACACAGCATGGAAACACTTCGGTGTATGAGCACAGTGTCCGGGTGGCATATTATAGCCTGAAAGCAGCAGAATTTCTGCATTTAAACGGTCACAGAAAAGAACTGGTACGGGGCGCTCTGCTGCATGATTATTTTCTTTATGACTGGCATGAGAAAGACAGAAGCCACAGCCTTCACGGATTCCGTCATCCCTTTACGGCCCTCAGAAATGCCAGTGCAGATTACAGGCTTACCAGGCGGGAGCAGAACATCATTCTTCGCCATATGTTTCCGCTGGTTCCCATACCGCCCGCCTGTCCGGAAGGATGGATTGTGTGTATGGTGGACAAAGGCTGTTCTCTTTATGAAACGGTGCGCAGGCGGTGA
- a CDS encoding aspartate kinase produces the protein MIKVVKFGGSSLASAGQFAKVGKIIREDESRRYVVPSAPGKRNAKDTKVTDMLYQCYALAEAEENFTSLLKKIQERYDSIINGLNLNFSLNREFEVIGENFRKKAGVDYAASRGEYLNGIIMANYLGFEFVDAAEVIVFGNDGEFDADKTGKILSERLKSCEYAVIPGFYGAREDGRVKTFSRGGSDITGSIVAKAVRADLYENWTDVSGFLIADPRIIKNPEVIKVITYRELRELSYMGATVLHEDAVFPVRKEGIPINIRNTNAPEDEGTLIVESTCRQPDYTITGIAGKKGFVAVNIDKDMMNAEVGFGRKVLSAFEEHGISFEHVPSGIDTMTVFVHQEEFEGKEQQVLSAIHRLARPDSIDLEGNLALIAVVGRGMKSTRGTAGRIFSALAHVNVNVKMIDQGSSELNIIIGVQNSDFEEAIRAIYNIFVVTQI, from the coding sequence ATGATAAAGGTAGTAAAGTTTGGCGGAAGTTCCCTGGCAAGTGCCGGACAGTTTGCAAAGGTTGGGAAAATCATCCGGGAAGATGAGAGCCGCAGATATGTGGTGCCCAGTGCGCCTGGGAAACGCAACGCCAAAGATACGAAAGTAACAGATATGCTTTACCAGTGTTATGCGCTGGCAGAAGCAGAGGAGAATTTTACATCTCTGCTGAAAAAGATACAGGAACGGTACGATTCTATTATCAATGGGCTGAACCTGAATTTTTCTCTGAACCGGGAATTTGAAGTAATAGGGGAAAATTTCCGGAAAAAAGCGGGAGTGGATTATGCGGCTTCCCGCGGAGAATATTTAAATGGAATCATTATGGCCAATTATCTGGGCTTTGAATTTGTGGATGCGGCGGAAGTGATTGTGTTTGGAAATGACGGAGAATTTGATGCGGATAAAACCGGTAAAATTTTGTCCGAGCGGCTGAAAAGTTGCGAGTATGCGGTGATTCCCGGATTTTACGGTGCCAGAGAAGACGGAAGGGTGAAGACCTTTTCCAGAGGAGGTTCCGATATTACCGGTTCCATTGTGGCAAAAGCGGTACGGGCGGACCTCTATGAGAACTGGACGGATGTTTCGGGATTTCTCATTGCGGACCCCCGGATTATCAAAAATCCGGAGGTGATTAAAGTAATCACTTACCGGGAGCTGCGGGAACTGTCCTATATGGGAGCCACGGTCCTTCATGAGGATGCGGTATTTCCGGTGCGTAAAGAAGGAATTCCCATCAATATCCGCAATACCAACGCACCGGAAGATGAGGGAACACTGATTGTGGAGAGCACCTGCCGCCAGCCGGATTATACCATTACGGGAATTGCCGGAAAGAAAGGATTTGTGGCGGTCAATATTGATAAAGACATGATGAATGCGGAAGTGGGATTCGGCAGAAAGGTTCTCTCCGCTTTTGAAGAACATGGCATTTCCTTTGAGCATGTGCCTTCGGGGATAGATACCATGACGGTATTTGTCCATCAGGAGGAGTTTGAGGGAAAGGAACAGCAGGTACTGTCTGCCATTCATCGTCTTGCCCGGCCGGACAGCATAGATTTGGAGGGAAATCTGGCGCTGATTGCAGTGGTGGGCCGGGGAATGAAATCCACCAGAGGCACAGCAGGAAGAATTTTTTCCGCCCTCGCCCATGTGAATGTAAATGTGAAAATGATTGACCAGGGTTCCAGTGAGCTGAATATTATTATTGGTGTGCAGAACAGTGATTTTGAGGAGGCAATCCGGGCGATTTATAATATCTTTGTAGTGACTCAGATTTAG